The window AAACAAAAGGAACAGTGTGGTCTTTAATTAGTGGCAAAACATTGGACCAGTTATTCAGATTCGATACCTTACTTGCATAATGCATTAGGGCTTTTGTGCAAAAGATTACTTAAGTTGCCATAAGGTGCAGTGGCAGGTGACATATAATGGCTGTCTGGTTGAGTTACAGGAGCCGGTTTTATTTCTAGACAATAATACACCAGTATGTTATCTGATTTTGATGAATGTTAAAAGATCAGTTCACAGCCACGGTTAACAGCATTTATTTGAGCAGGTTGTGTTTGTTTTGAAAACTTCTGTTACATTCCAATCATGACACTAATAGAACAAGGGTATACAACATACCTACATAACTTTGCCAGTGAACCTATCCATGCTATTTAGTTTAACTGTACTAACCCTACCGTGTTTACTTTTTATGTCACAGTGAAAGAATAAATATATACCTTCCTAGTTTCGACATCAGTTCAGTATTTTTATCTTGAATCGCAGACAGTAATATATCATAAGCTGCAAATTCACCCTGATGGCCACCATTCCGCTTATTCCCGTAGAGGCAGTGCAGCTTCGTGAGGCactgaaaatccaagaagcacgcaAGAGCAATACCATGAGATAAGTGTGTGCAAATAATCACATTACGTACGAAAAAAGGGGTGGCAGGGCTGGAGAACAATTTCACATAAAGAACATGTTTTCCCGAATTCTAATTCTGATAAGTTTGAACTTGCTGATTATATATGCAAAAAAGGTACCAATTCTAACTCATGGACAGCCACAAATAGCTAATGATGCATAGAAGACAAACATAACAGATTTGCCATATATCTCAAACCAAGTATTCTTTAATGTATCTCAAGGAGTACTAACCAAGTTAAGTTCAGCCATATCTTGATTGCACAACGCAAGTCTTGCATGATACTCATAAACCTGAAAAGGTAGAAAATGGTTGTAGAAGAGAAAAGAATATGTTAGAACAACAATGTAGTCCGGTGCCACAAGTGAAATAGGGAAAATAGAATTTGTGGGAATAACCTGCACAGAAAGTTCATCCTCTATGTTCTGGATAGTCATATCTTGACGAATTGATTTGAGTTGATCTGTTTTAAAATTGTAGTCTTTACTTGAGACCTGGAGAAACTTCAGGGCTtctacaagtactccctccgtccgaaaatacttatcatcaaaatggataaaaggggatgtatctagaactaaaatacatctagatacgtccctctttatccattttgatgacaagtatttccggacggagggagtacaagcttTGGTCTTATCTGAAAGACAGGAAAAGAGGTCAATTGCTGTTTAGAAGTAGCAAAAGGAAAATAGAAGTATATCAAAGGAAGAAAAGGAATTCAGAGAAACATGAGTAGTGGTTACTGCATAACTACAGTATTTGGCTCTGACATTCAGAAAGTTGAACTTCACAAATAATAGTACTAAATAAGATAGGAAATCCAGAGTAGTGGTTACTGTATAGCTACAGTATTTGACATACTAGAGCAGAAATCAATGGCTCATAGCCAGATTTGCACAAGAATCAGTCAATGAACACTTGATATACATATACAGTCAAAAAACAGATGTCATACATAAATGATGGAAGCTACAAAATCTTTCCTAACATCTAATATAGCAGACAGACATTAGTCAAGTTTGGCTGTAGCAGAAAATTTCTATCCAGGAGATATACTAACAATGCAATGCAATCTGCAAGCAGCTATTAAACGGCTAATGACTGATGCTGAGCTACAACATGGGATCAATAACACGGTCCGATAAAAGATGGACGGCAAGTGGGATCTGGGAACTATGATTTCAAGGCATCTTCTTTCACAACACTCAAACCAGTAGCAATTCAACTAGAGTTCACTGAAAGTCTTACCTTTGTTGCATCCGGAGGCCCGGTGAGACGGAGGTAGCCTTTCTGTACATCTGTGCACATCCCTGCAATCAGACCAGAGGTGACACTCCCATCTCCTTCATCCACCGTAGCTTCTGGCTTGATCGCCCCTTCATTATCTGCAGCTTCTGGTCTGAGTCTGACCGCCCCATTTGAATCATCATGCTTAGATTCCCAAGGACGCTCCGGCTCCTCGACTCCTGTCGACTTGATAGCACCTGCCACTTGCTTCTCCGATCTCTTCCGGGGAAATGCCTTGCGTCCCGACGCTTCAGGCTCAGTGCGCAGCGCAGGGAGTACCAAGCTCTGGCGAGGCGATCGCTGGCGTCCGCTGCCGCCTGGCGGCCCAGTTTGCTGGAGCCCGCCCCTCCCGCGAAAGAACCGCCGTGGTGGGAAGCCCCCTCTGCCGCCCCCGAGATTGTGTGGAGGCGGCGGGCCCAAAGGGTAGGGCTCCCCACGGTCTCCTGTCTCCAGGAACGAGCCCCCACGGTCTCCACGTGGCGAGCTCTGCTGCCCCAGTCTCTCCATGGAGCGCTGCGTCCAGGGGTCATGGCCGTCAGACCCCGGGGACAGAGCTCCCCGCCGGCGATCCTGAGGAGACGGTGTCCATCGCCTCTTGCCCTCCAAGATTATGGCATGGGAGCGCTCGGGGAACTCGGCACCGGGCTCCATGGGCGTGCGATGTGGTCGCTCAAAGGATCTTGGACGTGGAGCCGCCTCGAAGCCGTCGCCGCGGCCGGAGCGATCGAACGTGTCATCGCGCGACTGCACGTGACCGCGTCCCTCGTCGGCAAAGAAAGGCGAATGCCCGCGAGGCAAATCCCAGTCCATTGGCGACCGCGGCAGGGAGCGGTTCGGTCGCCTGAAGTCATCACCACGGCCGCAATCGAAACGACTCTGCCCCGGGAAAGAATCAGCAAGCTCCAAGAATCCCTTAGGCGTACCGTAGTTGCCCTCGCGGCTGTACTCCGGCCAGTCATGGCCCAAGAATCCATTGCCGAAGCTGTCAGCCTCCCTCCGTTGTCCTGAAGGCGAGGACACGTGCCATGGCTCGAATCTTGGCCGAGGGCCGTAGGGCTCCTCGCGGCTGTCATCGATGTAGCGCCGGAGAGGAAGGGGAGGTGAGGGCGACCGCTCCAAGAAGGCCGCAGGAGGAGAAGGCGCGCCTGTCCAGGAGGGCGCGAAGTCGCGCTCCCGTGGGGGTGAGCGCCAGAGATGGCGGTTGCTGTAGTTCGCCGGCGATGCCTGGCGTTCCCTCTTGCGCGGTGGTGATCGGCCTAAGCGCCGACGAGGATCCATTTGCTTGGTGTGGGTGGCGGGTTCTTGGGAGAGCGTGGAAGAGGACTTGAGATTGGCTGATCAGAAAATTAGCCGTGGCGGTCTGGCGGACGAGCGGTAGGAGGGGCTATTTGAAGCGCTCTCGTAGGCACTCGGGCTTCTCGAGCCGTTCAGATTTGCGGCTgcgtcttttttcttcttcttcttctgaagtGCCACTATGTACCTAAAACCCTGCTTAGTATTGGATATCCAAGCATGAAATTGCAATACAAAAGGCTGACCTTGCATACATTCTGGAACGAGATCGCGAACAGCTTGCCGAGAAGCCTTGATTCGCCTTGATGACAGCCGGTATGAACTCTGAAGCCTGGTTTCCCAAGTAGGAAGCATAGCTCGTCAGAGACTGTCGTACGCCTATCTGACGGAGATATCCACGGCAGATGCATGCTCTGATTGAAAAGTTCGCCGATGTTCCACCCTGAAATTGAGAAGAAGAATACAGAGTCATGGTGATTATATTGATTACAGAAGGCCGCATAAGGCCCGAATTCCATGGAAAAGGATGATTATGTAGCTGCTAGCTGGATAATGTTGTCCGGGTGCTCCCACGGGTAAGATGATCTTGCCGATTTCAGTGCCATCGACATAAACCCTACAGTCGAACAGCGGGTAATTTCATAGCTGGACTATATTCCTGCCAACTCTTCATCCGACACAAGGTCAGCACAAAGCCGTTCACTGAAATGAACTCTGACTAGAGCTAGCTCCCAAATTGGGAATGCGGGATCAGAAGAGAGTAGAGGTGGCTAGAGCCTAGAGATCCCTAACCGAAGGTAAACTCACCAATGGTTGTAGTATATACAAAAACAGACAAGCAAGAGGTGCCAAGTACACCGGCCAGCAATGACCTCAAGGCGACGATCCTCCGCAACTATGCCTTGCAGATTCTGTCAAACCGGTAGTTATGTAGATGACGCGTTATTGGAAATGTAGCAAGGTCCGAATTATTCTATGGTCTAGGTAAATACACACCATACAAATTTTATGGCAACTTCTGTTCTTGTTACTCTTACTCTACACAAACAAGTTAAGTAGTTGTAATGCATGTCTTATATCGTGTGTATTCACACCAGCTCAACTGTCCACTCTAGCTTACAGAACCTACAGGAATCGCGATACATCAACTAGCAACGGCATGGCAACAAAATCAACCGAATTAAGTTCATGGGACTTGAGCCATTAGTGCCGTCGGACAACACTGCAAGTCTACAAGAAGCTAATTACACAAAATTAAATTACATGGTCAGGCaggctgctggtggtggtggtacCAGCACTGGCAGTGTGTACAGACTAGTGGAAGGTCGGATCCTAGACAAGTAGACATTGTCGCGAGGGATGCGCCTCTGCCCTCTGGGAGATTCTGTCGAGCGCGTGGCGTGCCCGCGCTTGCGGGGGGTGCCTGCTGACGTTACGAGAGGCTCGGGGAGACGAACAAGAACGAAATTGACAATGGGATCGGAGCAATCGACGAGGGCAAGCTCGATTCTATCTGCAGGGGAGGTGCTCGGGCAAACAAGAGTAAGAAAATACACGGGATGGTACGAGCCGAGCACCTGCGGCTGGAGGAGGAGCACACCCACAGGCCAGAGCTTGCCGACAAGGAGACGACGAGGAGCACGACGCCGGCATACCGCCCAGGTTGGCGCGAGCTCCAGGTCCTTCTTGGCACCCCGGTGCGCGCGCAAGTCGCTTGCTCTGAGTCCCGCCTGTTCGCCTTGTCCCGAGCGGCCGAGCCGCCGCGGCAAGCGGCCGCCTGCTTCGGCCGCGAGTCTATGGCTTTGGGATGCCACTATTAGTTTTTTTTTAAGGGAAGATGTCACCTTTTTTTTTGAGATTACTAGGACAATGCCCGAGCGTTGCAACGGGATACAAATCCTAACACAATATCTACAAATGAAGCAATCCTTACAAAGGTGACACCGAGGACCACATAGCAAAAAAAATATCTTGTATTGTGCAAAGTCATACAAACTATATACCTTAAAAATAATTGAAAGAAATGAAATCTCAACTAAAAAAACAAATATACGGCACCTTATAACCACCATCATCTTATGAATCTACCTCTTTGCTTGATAGAAAATTATCGACATATCCATTACTTTAATATTTTTATAACAGATACATCAGTTTCGAAACATTGATTAATGCAACATCAGAAAAGAGCATATGCTCATTACCGGTTGAACATGAGAAATATTTGTACAAAACACATGTATCATAAAGTCAGAACAATATACTCACTCATGTCAAATCATAAATCTTGGTATTGGATCTCCCCCTGCCCTACAAAATCAGATGAACTTGGATTAGAAAACTGCTACTATTTGACACGAATTAATCAGCAAGCAGTCTAACTTCTGAGCATAAACCCAGTAATGCAGCCTCATATGCTCACCAGATTGATAAAACTTTATAAATCGCATTAGAAAAGTCCCATGTTAATTTATCAGACAAGGAAAGAGGTCAAGAAAATGCAGGTTCTAACTGAATCATCAGCGCTCACTGGCTTGTTATCCGCAACCTTACAAAATCCAAAACAGTTCCAGTTCTATGTAAGCACATCAATCAAATGTTAGGCACTGCTAAGAAAGGCTGCATGGTAATTACATGAACACCACTGAGAAATTGCACATGAAAGAATTAACATAGTGGAAATTCAGGTAGCCAACTAAATTGAGAAAACTGAAGGGCATGGAAAAGCAATATCGTGACCCTTTTAGGCATTGACTTATTCAGAGCTTACAAAGCATATACTAAAGAACATACATAATCAATTAGTAGTTGATGACAGATGCAAATTATGAGACTGTAGTATGTACCTCAGGTCAGAAGAAGTTCCGGCAGATGGTGGAGTACGTGCACACGGATTTCCGACGAAGTCGACAATGTGCAGGCACGGCAATGTCGGAAACTTGCGGCATGGCAATGAGCGAAACAACTACAGATTATCCCAGAAAGTTAGAAAACAAAATTATTTAACCTTGCAATTAGAAACAAAAGGTTTAGTGATGTATTTTCCCCTTAATGACAGAGGAAATTATCTGGATACAAAATGAGTACTATTGACTGATGAGACTATATCAATAGCAGCAGCAATTAGTAGCAAAGCTATATCTATGTTCTCTATCTAAATGTGCATCAATCTGTAGAATCATACACCTCACAAGAAGCACCGTACATATACCTGAATGTCCAGCAATCAACATCCCTCTGTGCTCTCTCTATCTTGCATCTCTCAGCTCTCTCTCTTCCTGACATATCTCTCTTTTTTCTCCACAAGACCAGATCAGCAGGCGTTCGAATCCATCTCTCcttctctgttctctctctctctctctagcaggaATAGCCAGCAGCAGCTCCAGCAAGCCCACGTCGTAATCCCCTCCAGCAGCAGCGCCCAACATGCCCTCTACTCTCTCCCCAGAGCAGGGGCTCATCCCTTCGAGCGCCTCCCCATAGTTGAGGTGGACATACCCTCGAGGAACTTGAATGCATATTGTGTattagaatcctttaaaaaaattgcGGGCGAGAATCCTTTCAATTTACTCCATACCCTGAGCTAATGTTTATTTAGGTACTTGGtacctaaaaaacaaaaaaaaatcattgGAACAGAATTGATACCCTGAACTAATTCTGGAGCTAATGCTGGCCACCAGAATTTGATTTAAGTGGTCTTCCACTTGCTCTCTCTGTCTCTCACATTGgcccatattaatcttccatctccTTAACCTCCCGCACGAAGCCAAGAATGGCACGCCACAGCCGGCCAGTATGCTTCGCCGCCTGCCTATGTACCACGTCGCAAACCACGCTGCCCGGACAGAGCCTCCACATGCCAGCCACGCACACCACACACGGCCACGAGTCATCCAGTCACTGCCATCCCCCACCTACCAACCCGACTCACATCTCTGATCCAAAGATGTGGGTTGGAATAATGGCGACAGCATTCTACTGCCTTTCTCctccaccaacccatctccatcttCCTTGGCCGCCTATGCCCCCGGGCGTTCAGCAACCTGTACTGAACGTAGCGGTTGTCCAGCAGCCGCAGCTGGTGCACGCCCTCCAGCTTCCCGGCAACCTTTTTCCTCCCAACGACCGCCGCCTTCTTCATTTCTGCTAGTTTCATCCCATGTGGCTGCTGTGGCCTAGGCGCCGCCATCATCGTCGCCGCCGGAGCCGGGCAGCTCGAGAGAGCCGAATTAAGTGATTGGTGGCACAGCGGGACAGGCGCCCCCCGTGTGGAACCGCCCGACTCTGGAACCGACGACCAGAGCTCCGACGACAGGCGCCCGCCACAGAAGGACACCGGGCCGAGCTGCGGCGGGGCTCTCGCAAGGCGCGGCTACCACCGGGATCGCGCCAGGCTCAGAGAAGTCGGTCAGGGAGGAGGACGTATTCGTGGAGCTGCAGGACGCGGCGTCGTTCGCGAGGGAAGGGAAGAAAGAGGCGCGTGCAGGCGTGGGGGGCGCGGGTAGCCCCATGGACGGGGCCGGCCCGCTGGAcaagcggggcggcggcggcggcaagggagACAGAGGCCCGCGGGTGTGGGAGCCGGCAACGGCCGCGGCCTCGAGTGTCTCCAGCGGGGTAGGCGGTGGCGGCGGGCTGCAGCGGTGGCGGGGGCCGGCGGCTCGCGGCAGGGGGTGGCGGCGCGCTGGAGGTGGAGATGCGATTGGGAGTGTTTTTTTTTTCTATCGCTCCTGGTTGACCTTGGTCTGCGGGTTGATTTGTATAAACTTCAAGGGCTTTTATGCGAAAGTACTAATGACGGACGGcagaaacccaattctctttaGGTAAAGAGATAAGGGACTTTTTTTTACTCggcactccctctgtaaactaatataagatcgtttagatcactaTGATCCAACAATCATGTCTTTTACAATAACATTATTTTCAATATGAAATATGTAAACGGCGGACGAACAAGTTTTCGTTTTAGACACGAACACATTCGTTGCCGTCGATCTTTAGATCGTGTGATCGCGTGCGCTCCTCATTTGTTTTGCTCCCACAGTTTTCATGCTCACTCCCGATGATTTCGCTCGCCATTGTATTTATTTTTGATGAAATGTACCAAATGCTATGTTTCATTTATTTATAGAGAGGAACCAACAGAGTCGGGAAATTACAAGGGGATACTGGGAAGAGAAAGAACACACA is drawn from Triticum dicoccoides isolate Atlit2015 ecotype Zavitan chromosome 6B, WEW_v2.0, whole genome shotgun sequence and contains these coding sequences:
- the LOC119326043 gene encoding translation initiation factor IF-2-like isoform X1, with translation MDPRRRLGRSPPRKRERQASPANYSNRHLWRSPPRERDFAPSWTGAPSPPAAFLERSPSPPLPLRRYIDDSREEPYGPRPRFEPWHVSSPSGQRREADSFGNGFLGHDWPEYSREGNYGTPKGFLELADSFPGQSRFDCGRGDDFRRPNRSLPRSPMDWDLPRGHSPFFADEGRGHVQSRDDTFDRSGRGDGFEAAPRPRSFERPHRTPMEPGAEFPERSHAIILEGKRRWTPSPQDRRRGALSPGSDGHDPWTQRSMERLGQQSSPRGDRGGSFLETGDRGEPYPLGPPPPHNLGGGRGGFPPRRFFRGRGGLQQTGPPGGSGRQRSPRQSLVLPALRTEPEASGRKAFPRKRSEKQVAGAIKSTGVEEPERPWESKHDDSNGAVRLRPEAADNEGAIKPEATVDEGDGSVTSGLIAGMCTDVQKGYLRLTGPPDATKIRPKLVLPPSGNTCHQNG